GATTTCGACCGGGAGCCGCTCTCGTGTCACCGGCAGCTTGCGGAGGAGCAATCGGCCGAAGACATACAGTTTTTCCAAGTCCGCATCGGCAAACGAGATGATCTGGGAGAGAAAGGCATACAGACTGACGAAATCCTTCAGATGGCCGTGAAACGGCACCCGGTCATCCTCGCGTGCGGCCAGATACCGATCGACGGCCGGTTGCAGAGCGGCGTGCAACCGGTCCTGCGTTCCTTTCGGATCGAAATAGACCGACGCAAACCGGTTGACCTCATCGGTCGTGTAAAAGTGAACGTCCGCTAACTTCGTCTGCAGATCGTACAAGAGGTTCGGGTCGGTGCCTTCCTTCAAGAGCGTCCGATCGTAATAGGGTTCGAACGCCTTCTGGATGTCATCGGCTTCGTTGACGAAGTCCAGCACGAACGTCTCTTCCTTCCCGGGGGCCACCCGATTCAGCCGGGAGAGCGTCTGCACGGCGTTAACGCCGCTGAGTTTCTTATCCACGTACATCGTGTGCAGCAACGGTTGGTCGAAGCCGGTCTGGAACTTGTACGCCACGATCAGGATTCTGTACTCGTCGCGCTTGAACGTTTCAGCCGTCTGGGACTCAGGGAAGCCGTTCATGTTCGCTTCGGTGTAGTCGGCGCCGCCGTCACGAACCGTACCTGAGAACGCCACGAGCGCCTTGAAGCCGTAGCCCTTCTCTTTAAGATACCGATCCACGGCCTGCTTGTAGCGCACGGCGTGCAGCCGCGAGCGCGTGACGATCATCGCCTTGGCCTTGCCGCCAATCCGGTGGATGACTTGGCCGGCGCAATGGTCCACCATGATCGCGACCTTCTTCTCGATCGCGTGCGGGTGGAGATCCACGAACGACTTCAGCAGGTAGGTCGCCTTGTGCCGATCGTAGCGGGGATCTTCCGAGATCGTCTTGAGGAGGTTCCAATAGGTTTTGTAGGTGGTGTAATTTTGGAGGACATCCAGGATAAAGCCTTCCTCGATGGCCTGCCGCATGGTGTAGAGGCTGAAGGGCGCATACCGTCCATCCGGCTGTCGGGAGCCGAACAGTTCGAGCGTCTTCGGTTTCGGCGTCGCCGTAAAGGCAAAGTAACTGACATTCGGCAGTTGGCCGCGCTTCTTCACCTCCCCAATGATCCGGTCTTCCAGATCCTCCCCTTCCTCGCGGTCTTCCTCCTCGGCCAGTTCGAGGCTCCCCGCGGCAAGCACCTGCTTGAGACTCTTGGTGCTCTCTCCTGTCTGGGAAGAGTGGGCTTCGTCGATGATCACCGCGAACCGCTTGCCGGGAAGGGCGCCGATTTCGTTGGCGATCACCGGGAATTTCTGGAGCGTCGTGACGATGATCGTCTTGCCATCTTCCAACGCCTGTTTGAGCTGCCGCGAAGTCGAATCGATGTTTTCGACCACCCCGACCGTCTGCTCGAATTGCCGGACGGTTCGCTGAAGCTGGCGGTCGAGCACGCGTCGGTCCGTGATGACGATGATGGAATCGAAGACCCGACGATCCGATGCGTCATGAAGAATGCTGAGCTGGTGCGCCAGCCAAGCGATCGAATTGCTCTTGCCGCTGCCGGCGCTGTGCTGGATCAGATACCGATGGCCGGGGCCCGAATCTTTCGCTTCCCGCACCAGATTGCGAACCGCATCAAGCTGATGATAGCGCGGGAAGATCAGCGACCGTTCGCCCGTCTTGCGCCCCTTCTCATCTTCCCCCTCAACAACCTGCACAAAGTGCTGGATCAGGTTCAGGACGCTATCCCGAGTCCAGATTCGCGCCCACAGGTAGGAGGTGGCAAAGCCGTTCGCCACAGGGGGATTCCCTGCTCCGCCATACCGACCTTGATTGAACGGCAGGAATCGCGTCCTGACCCCCTGCAAATGGGTGGCCACATACACCAGGTCCGGATCAACGGCGAAATGCGCGAGGCACCGGCCGAAGGCGAACAGGGGCTCCTTGGGATCGCGGGTGCGCTGATACTGCCGGATCGCGTCCTGGACGTTTTGCCCGGTGAGCGGATTCTTCAATTCGGCGGTGAAGATCGGCAGGCCGTTCAGGAACAGGACCACATCGAGGCTCTTGTCGTTTCTTTCGCTGTATTTGAGCTGGCGAACGACGGCAAAGAGATTGGCTTCGTACAGCTTCTTGACCTCTTCATTGAGCCCGCTCGACGGACGGAAATAGGCCAGGCGGAACGAGCAGCCGTCCGATTTGATGCCCTTCCGCAATACCTCCAGCGTCCCGCGTGTCTTGACCTCGGAGGCCAGCCGCCTCAGCAGTCGGTCCCTGGCCTCGGCGCCGTGCTGCTTCGTGAACTTCTCCCATTCCTTCGGCTGGGTGGCATAGATGAAATGAAGGACGCCTTCAGGAATCAAGCACAGCGCGCGGTCATACTCCTCGGGCGCGATCCGGCGATAGCCGCCCGGCGCATTCTCGTACCACGCGCCGGGAAGGCCGGCGTACCCTTCCCCGCCTGTCGCGGCCGGTCCCGTACCTTCGAGTAACACGCGCTCGATGGCGGCCTCGAAGTTCTTCTCGGAGATGTCCACCATCAGGCCGACCTTCCCTTCTTGTTCGGCCGCCACGGCCCACCGGCCGGCCACGGGCGCTCGAACGATTCATGTGTTGCCGCAGCAATGGTCGGGGGCATGAGAAAGTCCTGCAAGAAACCGATCACGTCCTTCAATGAGACACCTTGGAGACACCTTGCAAGTCCAAGCCAGCCCGCTTCAGGAAGCCCTTCCATTGTGCCTGCTTGTCCTTATTGCCCCAAAATCTTCTGTGAGGCACACGGGAGAAACGGTCGGCAGCGGCATCCGGCGGCGCTCAAAGGAGCCACGGATAGCTTGAGTAAGATCAGCCCCATCAAACCCGAACTGCCGGGTCAGGGACCAGAGATCGAAGAAATCCTTCGTGCGGCTATTCGCAATTCCAAGTTCGACCATGGACTGAAACTTCTCCGCGATCACGGTCTCGCGCGGATACGCCAACAGACGAGGCGCTGGAAAATCGAGGAGGGTGGGATACGTCAAAAAGACGGGCTTTGGCAGGACGACATCGCCAAACCCGATATCCACTTGGATCGGAATGCGGGCCACTCCCAGCCTTGCCTCGAAAGACAAGCGAACACCTTGATATTCTTCCCCGTCGCGAATCTCCTCCCCGGTGATGGAGTCGGCAAGGAACTTGAGCCCATCATCCTCGACGGGCGTCCGACAGATTTCCTGGAACTCTTTGACGAGCGCAGCAACGTCGTTGGAGCCTTTCCTGAGCAGGTTGAGATCGCGCGTCGCCCGCTGCGGCGTGCCGCTCCACACGGAGAACACCATCGCGCCCTTCAACACGAACCGCTCGCGCGCAGCCGAACGGCTCAACCGGTACCGCAGGCGTTCCAGCGCATAATAAATGAGCGTCAGTGGAAAGTCCTCGCCGCGCTCGCGCGAGCGGTTCAGCAAACACTGGCGTACCGAGGCCGCGACATCCTTGACCGATTTCCGAGTCACGCCGTGGCCTCCAGATACGGACGCATCACGGCGGTCACCCGGCAGATCTTGGCATAGCGCCAGAGCTCATCCATCCCGCCGCGGTGCTTGCGCCGGTAGTCCCGCAGCGCCTCCAGAGCCACATCCAGTCCGATCTTGTTCCGGAACTTGAAACAATCGGCCACGGTTTTGGCCTGGCTGAATACCCGGACAGGCACGTTTTCGATGTTGTGCTGCTCGACGCCCGACTTCAGCGTCGTCCCCGACATGCGGACGATCCGAAGGGGCGGATGCGCCTTCTTCGGAGCGCGGCTTTTTTGATCAATGGCCAGCCAGATTTCAAAGGGAGCCTGAGTCGTCAGACCGTGAAAACGCAGAGCGGACAGCAGGCAGACCACGCCCTGCGGTATGCGTTTGCAGGCCTGCGCGAGATGATGATGCTCGGTTTGATCGCCTTCGGGGAGCACGTACAGGCCGCGCGAGAATTGCTGGAGCAGGCCGCGCTGATACAGCCGCCTGAGATAAACCGGCGGAATCCCCCGGTGGGTGAGATCGCGCGTCCGGATCACCTTCAGTTGCCGCGCGATGTCGAGAACCTGCTGCGTTTTTGATTTATTCGACTTAGTCGCCACTGTTATAAATCGTCGGCATTTGTCGATAAGTGCCGACGTTTTGTAACAGCGTCACGAGGGGAGGTCAAGGATTTTCGTGGCTTGGGGGGAGGGCCGATTATAGGGTTGGGGCAATTCAGAGAAGGATGCGCGGATTGGATAAAAACACCATCACTTTTCGACAAGTGCAAGCATTTTTATCCAGTTGGCGGCGGTTCCGTCATCAGCATGATGGTGGTGCTGCTGACGATGATCATCAGTATCCTGGGCAAGTTAACGAAACTGGAGCGTGGTCACCGTGATGATGACGATCATCGTCGGACGGCTTTCCTCACTTCGTCACCCCGGCGCAGGCCGGGGGCCAGTCTTCGTTACTCTGGATTCCGGCTTCCGCCGGAATGACGAATGGCGGCTCACGCCGGCATCACCCACTCCTCCCGCACTTCAATCTTCTCCGTCTCGGAGGCGGACCTGCCTGCCAATAGGCAGGGATGAGAGCGATGCGGTACTTTTCTAGCGTGGTGCAGCCTACCGAGAGCCTTGGCTACCGGCGTGCCGACGCACTGTCTTCTCGTCGGAAAACAAACCTTACCGAAACCTGACGCCCAGCCTTCTCAGCATCTCGAACGTATCCACAAAAGGCACATCAAACGCCTGACACACATTTGGAATTGGGACCTTTCTCTTAATCGAGGGGTTCCAAACTTCCTCGGTGACGACGACACAGCCCTTGGCCTTCGCGTAGGCCACCAGCCAGCCATCGGCGCCACTGGCGAAATCGGCCTTGGCCGCATCGGAAAACTGGCTCTGCGCCCGGACCCAAGCCATGACCTCACCGTAAGCCCGAATGACATCGTCCTTATCCGTCGAGACGAACGCATCATTAAAATTGCTCTTCGCCCAAGCCGCTAGCTTGTCCTTTCCTCGCCCCAACTCCTGCTTCACACGATCAATACTTCGAAGGTGACCGTTCGCTGCCTGTTGCTCTAGGCTATCCCAGAACCCAGGAACCACATCGAAGGAATAGTATCGGCGCGCAGCCTGAATAAAGACGTTCGCGTCAAGCACATACGTCGGCCCATTCGTCACCGCGGTTCACCAGAGCCAAGCAAGCCGATGTATCGGTCGAAGGCTCTCCCGTAAAGCCCCGTCAGCCGATACGCTTCGGAGTACAAAAGTTGGCCTTCTTTTACCGCTTGGGCAACGGCGCGGGCAAATTGCCGACCGACACGACCGTTTTGGGTCGCGTAGAAGTCTCCACCTTCCGGCCGCCTCGCAGCGTTACGACGTTCATCCTCCTGATAAACCTCGTAGAACTGTAGAAACTCCGCGCGTTGAATGAGTGCGAGGTCAAGTGCCCGGCGTGCGATAACGAGGACACTGACTTTAAAGTGCCGAGCAAGCCATTGAAACGGCTCATTCTCCCTTCTCGCCGATGCCCAGACTTCGCGCAACTCGCGCTCAGGAACCAAGCACTCTGCCGCGACCAGATTGCATGCCTGCTCCGTCGGGTCATCTGCAGGCCGAAGTTCTCGCAAATCGAAGGCGGCGCTGCTACCGAACCACACGTGCGCTAACTCATGCGCGAGCGTGAACATCTGGGCTGCCTTACTATCCGCTCCATTGACAAAGACCAGCGGAGCAAAATCGTCAACCAGAACGAAACCGCGAAACTCCTGGGGATCGAGTTTGCGATGCGTGTTGTTCCCCACGATGCCATTGACGACGACCAGAATGCCGACGGCTTCCATCGCATCGCGCAGCGCCTGCAAGGCGTCCGTCCAGGTTGGTCGCTGAGCAGCCCAACCCGTTTCAAACCGGAGTGTACGCCGGATGCGATCCGCAACCACTTGGGGCGACTCGTTCCGCCTTGCCGACCCGACAAATGGCAAGCGGTCCTGGCCTTGATCGATCAGGAACTCGCGCATCCAGGCCTGACGTTGCTGCATTGTCTGGACGGTGTGAAGGAGTTCAGGGCTGGGCCGACTCGGCGTGCCGCCATCGAGCGTCCGGAAGTGAGGGATGGGTAACCGCTCTTCGGGCGGCGCCGGAAGGAAGAAGAATCCCAGCGGGGTGAGCGTGGCTTTAGCCAGAGATTCGAGCTGGTGCAGCGTGGGTTGGCTTTCGCCCGATTCCCACTGCTGGATTTTGGGAAACCTCCGACGGAGGACACCAGCCGGCAGGCCAGAGCGATCGACTGCCCAGCGCAAAACGTCCCGGCTAACGGCGACTCTGCTCATAAAGCTTCGCCACCTCTCTATCAGGATCTCTTTGCCTGGCTGCTGCCGGTCAAGAGTCTTTGTCCATCGATCTTCCCTGTCAAGGCCGTGATCGCACAAGGCCTATTCCTGTCCGTCATGCCAGGGCCTGCCCCGGACGGTGATCCGGGGAACGCGGGAATCCGGGCTCCTACAAAAGGGACTCGTACAAATCCTGCCACTCGGGATTGAGCTTCTCGATCAGCGCGAGTTTCCATCGCCGCTTCCATTCTTTGATCGCCTTTTCACGCCTGATCGCCGACTCCATGGACTCGTGGGGCTCGTACCAGACAAGCCTGTGGACTTGATACCGCTTCGTAAAGCCCTCCACGAGGTCTTGCTTGTGTTCCCAGACCCGTTTGACTAAATCGGAGGTGACCCCAACATACAAGGTCCCGTTCCGGCGACTGGTGAGTATGTACACGCACGGTTGTTTCATGGACCATCGTCGCCCCGTCTCAATCGTCAGTATCTCGACGGCCCCTGGGATCTATGCCGCGCTTCACTTTTTCCCCCACGACACCTCACCAGAGTTCAGCCCTTTCCCCTCTCCGTCACCCCGGTGCAGGCCGGGGGCCGGTCTTCGTTACTCTGGATTCCGGCTTCCGCCAGAATGACGACTGACGGCCGATGCCGATGCAACGCATTCCTCCCGGACGTCAATCTTCCCCGTCACTGCGGCGGAGATGAGGGCGGTGCGGTATTCCTTGAGCTTCTCGATTCCTTCGCGGACCTTGGCGATCAGGGCATCGAGCTTGGCGGTTTCGCGGCCCAACAATTCCGCGATGGCTTGCTGTTCTTTGGTACTTGGAATCGGGGTCATAATCTCAAAAAATTCTTCGGGATAAAGGCGCAGGCGAGATTTCCAAACTCCCTTCGAAAAGCGCGTGAGTTCAGACACATGAGGCGGAACCCGACACAGGTGGTCATAGTATCGTGGCAGCAATACCCCGTCTTTGAGCCGATAGACGTTATATGAGGGGCTCACCATTCCTGGCTCGCCTGCAATGCCCAGCGCTCCCATCCAAGCCCACATCGTATTAATGACAAGATCATCACGCTCACAGAGCTTGTACCCTTCATGTGACTCAGCTTCGATCATGTATACTTCTTTTGCGGATCGCTTCGTCACTCCTGTTATGTGAGAAACAGTGAGAAGCTCTTCCTCTCCTTCGAGCGATCTACGGTCAATTTCGCGAAAGAGAACTTTGTTTCTGTTAATTTTCCAATTCGCCGGGATCTTGCCGAGCCATTCGACGCCGGAGTCTTTCATCGGCACGGTAGGGTCGAGGCCTTTGGTCACGGCCTGGGTGATGAGTGCGGCGCGCTTCTCCTGGAGCAACTTGATCAGCCGCTCCTTCTTGTCCACCAGCGCATCAATCTTCTGCGTCGCTCGGTCGAGGAAGGCGGCGATGGCGCGTTGCTCGTCCACTTTTGGTATCCAGACAACCAGTCTTCCTAATTGACTTGGATTAATCGCCGGATAGCCAACGCCTTCTGAATACGCTTGCACAGCCTGAACGAATTGTTCTGATTGCACGATTCGCCAAAGGAAGGGCGGATGGAGCCCAGAGTGAGGCCGCAAGACTGCAAATCCAGTAGAAACAATCAGGTTGTCTGGCGGATCATTGAGATAGGCGATGGCTTTCAGGTAGGTACGAACAGTGGAGATGATGGTGTCCCCTGACCGTACTTTGCGGCGGGCGCGGCTTGGCGCGTTCTCAAATCGGAGTTCCTCTGTGCCAAGAACATTGCCAGTTGAATCGACATTGCTGATGTCAACATATCGAAGCTCATAGTCAGGACTGGTTTCCTCATTAAGTGTTTCTGAATTCATACCGCAACAGTATTTCAGCGGTCTGACCTCCCAATGCGTCGGAATTTCTCCCAGCCACTCCACGCCGGAGTCCTTGTAGGCCGGATAGGGTTTGAAGCGGCACGGCATTGCCGCGGTCTCGGCTCCACGCAAGCGCGTTACTGGGCTGGTTGTTCCGCAATCCATCCCTTCTCCCGAAGCACCTTGGCAGCGAGGTGGATCTGCCCAGGCGAGAACCGACGCTTGCGGTCGGCCCATCCATAGAAATGTTCGAGCAGCCCGTCCTCGGACGCCGGGTGCTCGCGCGTTACAATCCAGTGGACTGTCGCAAGGAGCTCGAGGCCGAACGGCGATTCAAACCCTTCGACCAGCCCGGCAACCCGCTCGAAGCGTTTCAGAGTCTGCGGTCGTTCTTCCAGCGTGCGCCGTGCGTCGTCTACTGCGCCGGGGACAATTTCAAGAACCTTATCGGGCGCATCGCCGCCGGAGCCGTAGCCGGAGATGTAGTAACCGTCAATTTCACTCAATACGTGCCGCATGTTCTCAGCGTACGGTCCGTAAGGCCCCTTCGCGAAACGAAGTCGCAAGGATTCGCCCGCCTCCTGCATGAAATACATAAGCTTGTGAACTTCTAGCAGGGACACGAACGGATCCAGTAGACCTGCGAGGTAACGCTCCATGAGTCCTAACAGTGCGGCGCGTCCAGGAGTCATCTTCGGTGCCTTACCCTTTCTCATACTTCTGGGTAGAACCGGTGTGCCGGCTGGTTCGAACACAACAGCACGAACGTTGGAAAGTTCAGACATGGACCGCTCAATGAGGGTACGCACCTTTGCCCAGTCGAGCCCTCCTAAACCTGCCCCGAGCGGTGGCAGCGCGACGGAGCGAATGTTTCGTTGCCAAATCTCCCTCACCAGTGCTTTGAGCCCAGCCTCG
This sequence is a window from Candidatus Nitrospira inopinata. Protein-coding genes within it:
- a CDS encoding type I restriction endonuclease subunit R — encoded protein: MAGRWAVAAEQEGKVGLMVDISEKNFEAAIERVLLEGTGPAATGGEGYAGLPGAWYENAPGGYRRIAPEEYDRALCLIPEGVLHFIYATQPKEWEKFTKQHGAEARDRLLRRLASEVKTRGTLEVLRKGIKSDGCSFRLAYFRPSSGLNEEVKKLYEANLFAVVRQLKYSERNDKSLDVVLFLNGLPIFTAELKNPLTGQNVQDAIRQYQRTRDPKEPLFAFGRCLAHFAVDPDLVYVATHLQGVRTRFLPFNQGRYGGAGNPPVANGFATSYLWARIWTRDSVLNLIQHFVQVVEGEDEKGRKTGERSLIFPRYHQLDAVRNLVREAKDSGPGHRYLIQHSAGSGKSNSIAWLAHQLSILHDASDRRVFDSIIVITDRRVLDRQLQRTVRQFEQTVGVVENIDSTSRQLKQALEDGKTIIVTTLQKFPVIANEIGALPGKRFAVIIDEAHSSQTGESTKSLKQVLAAGSLELAEEEDREEGEDLEDRIIGEVKKRGQLPNVSYFAFTATPKPKTLELFGSRQPDGRYAPFSLYTMRQAIEEGFILDVLQNYTTYKTYWNLLKTISEDPRYDRHKATYLLKSFVDLHPHAIEKKVAIMVDHCAGQVIHRIGGKAKAMIVTRSRLHAVRYKQAVDRYLKEKGYGFKALVAFSGTVRDGGADYTEANMNGFPESQTAETFKRDEYRILIVAYKFQTGFDQPLLHTMYVDKKLSGVNAVQTLSRLNRVAPGKEETFVLDFVNEADDIQKAFEPYYDRTLLKEGTDPNLLYDLQTKLADVHFYTTDEVNRFASVYFDPKGTQDRLHAALQPAVDRYLAAREDDRVPFHGHLKDFVSLYAFLSQIISFADADLEKLYVFGRLLLRKLPVTRERLPVEIQQQIDVESYRVQQTGSGRIRLRRGASELEPIKTKDVEMPPVDEVEALSQIIRELNERFGTDFTEKDRVFIEQLEAKLSRNEALAKAVEVNTKENARLTFDHVVNDQLQEMIDTNFKFYKQITDDPDFSKTFLDWLFHRYVKKATARL
- a CDS encoding nucleotidyl transferase AbiEii/AbiGii toxin family protein, whose amino-acid sequence is MTRKSVKDVAASVRQCLLNRSRERGEDFPLTLIYYALERLRYRLSRSAARERFVLKGAMVFSVWSGTPQRATRDLNLLRKGSNDVAALVKEFQEICRTPVEDDGLKFLADSITGEEIRDGEEYQGVRLSFEARLGVARIPIQVDIGFGDVVLPKPVFLTYPTLLDFPAPRLLAYPRETVIAEKFQSMVELGIANSRTKDFFDLWSLTRQFGFDGADLTQAIRGSFERRRMPLPTVSPVCLTEDFGAIRTSRHNGRAS
- a CDS encoding type IV toxin-antitoxin system AbiEi family antitoxin domain-containing protein, which gives rise to MATKSNKSKTQQVLDIARQLKVIRTRDLTHRGIPPVYLRRLYQRGLLQQFSRGLYVLPEGDQTEHHHLAQACKRIPQGVVCLLSALRFHGLTTQAPFEIWLAIDQKSRAPKKAHPPLRIVRMSGTTLKSGVEQHNIENVPVRVFSQAKTVADCFKFRNKIGLDVALEALRDYRRKHRGGMDELWRYAKICRVTAVMRPYLEATA
- a CDS encoding DUF4411 family protein; this encodes MLDANVFIQAARRYYSFDVVPGFWDSLEQQAANGHLRSIDRVKQELGRGKDKLAAWAKSNFNDAFVSTDKDDVIRAYGEVMAWVRAQSQFSDAAKADFASGADGWLVAYAKAKGCVVVTEEVWNPSIKRKVPIPNVCQAFDVPFVDTFEMLRRLGVRFR
- a CDS encoding ImmA/IrrE family metallo-endopeptidase, which codes for MSRVAVSRDVLRWAVDRSGLPAGVLRRRFPKIQQWESGESQPTLHQLESLAKATLTPLGFFFLPAPPEERLPIPHFRTLDGGTPSRPSPELLHTVQTMQQRQAWMREFLIDQGQDRLPFVGSARRNESPQVVADRIRRTLRFETGWAAQRPTWTDALQALRDAMEAVGILVVVNGIVGNNTHRKLDPQEFRGFVLVDDFAPLVFVNGADSKAAQMFTLAHELAHVWFGSSAAFDLRELRPADDPTEQACNLVAAECLVPERELREVWASARRENEPFQWLARHFKVSVLVIARRALDLALIQRAEFLQFYEVYQEDERRNAARRPEGGDFYATQNGRVGRQFARAVAQAVKEGQLLYSEAYRLTGLYGRAFDRYIGLLGSGEPR
- a CDS encoding GIY-YIG nuclease family protein, which translates into the protein MKQPCVYILTSRRNGTLYVGVTSDLVKRVWEHKQDLVEGFTKRYQVHRLVWYEPHESMESAIRREKAIKEWKRRWKLALIEKLNPEWQDLYESLL
- a CDS encoding restriction endonuclease subunit S, translated to MEWLGEIPTHWEVRPLKYCCGMNSETLNEETSPDYELRYVDISNVDSTGNVLGTEELRFENAPSRARRKVRSGDTIISTVRTYLKAIAYLNDPPDNLIVSTGFAVLRPHSGLHPPFLWRIVQSEQFVQAVQAYSEGVGYPAINPSQLGRLVVWIPKVDEQRAIAAFLDRATQKIDALVDKKERLIKLLQEKRAALITQAVTKGLDPTVPMKDSGVEWLGKIPANWKINRNKVLFREIDRRSLEGEEELLTVSHITGVTKRSAKEVYMIEAESHEGYKLCERDDLVINTMWAWMGALGIAGEPGMVSPSYNVYRLKDGVLLPRYYDHLCRVPPHVSELTRFSKGVWKSRLRLYPEEFFEIMTPIPSTKEQQAIAELLGRETAKLDALIAKVREGIEKLKEYRTALISAAVTGKIDVREECVASASAVSRHSGGSRNPE
- the darG gene encoding type II toxin-antitoxin system antitoxin DNA ADP-ribosyl glycohydrolase DarG; amino-acid sequence: MIEYKKGNILEEDTEALVNTVNCVGFMGRGIALQFKKAWPENFKAYAAACRRREVQPGRMFVFETGRLANPRYIINFPTKRHWRGKARIEDVEAGLKALVREIWQRNIRSVALPPLGAGLGGLDWAKVRTLIERSMSELSNVRAVVFEPAGTPVLPRSMRKGKAPKMTPGRAALLGLMERYLAGLLDPFVSLLEVHKLMYFMQEAGESLRLRFAKGPYGPYAENMRHVLSEIDGYYISGYGSGGDAPDKVLEIVPGAVDDARRTLEERPQTLKRFERVAGLVEGFESPFGLELLATVHWIVTREHPASEDGLLEHFYGWADRKRRFSPGQIHLAAKVLREKGWIAEQPAQ